In one window of Agrobacterium larrymoorei DNA:
- a CDS encoding type II toxin-antitoxin system VapC family toxin — protein sequence MIILDTNVISELFAKDPSTVVVEWVRHLPVHSVFTTTVTEAEILYGLRLLPEGRRRQQLEDTIQPVFSQDLAGRVLPFDREAADIYARIAVARRKIGKPISQFDAQIAAIAISHGASLATRNVSDFEELPLHVINPWA from the coding sequence ATGATCATTCTGGATACGAATGTCATCTCGGAGCTCTTCGCTAAAGACCCCTCTACTGTAGTTGTAGAATGGGTCAGACATCTTCCAGTCCATTCCGTATTTACGACCACAGTTACGGAAGCAGAAATCCTTTATGGTCTGAGATTGTTGCCCGAAGGCCGTCGTCGTCAGCAGTTGGAAGATACTATTCAGCCAGTCTTCTCACAGGATCTGGCGGGACGGGTATTGCCCTTTGATCGGGAAGCGGCTGACATTTACGCCCGGATTGCTGTTGCTCGTCGCAAGATTGGCAAGCCGATCAGCCAATTCGATGCCCAGATTGCAGCAATCGCCATATCCCATGGCGCTTCGCTCGCCACGCGCAATGTCAGCGACTTTGAAGAACTTCCACTCCACGTCATCAACCCATGGGCATGA
- a CDS encoding DMT family transporter, with translation MIDKGTFEMIAAMAICGTIGITVLASGQTELDLIFYRCLFGAIFLAGIVIPRKYIQSYLNTKTAIWAALGGLALLANWYFLFSAYRNTSVGVATTVYNTQPLMMILFGVVLFGEKITSNTLGWMAISISGLALISKIFVDGEIVASGSYLWGICEALLAALLYAVAAIIARKLKSTPPALIALIQFLIGAIMLAPFANLSILTRPEMDIPTLATLMLGIVHTGLMYVLLYGAIQKIEAWRVASISFLYPAIALVLDAIMLGVQLDHTQWAGVALILIGAAGINLKWRLPIPNAIFIGVNKK, from the coding sequence ATGATCGATAAAGGCACTTTCGAAATGATTGCCGCGATGGCGATCTGCGGAACAATCGGAATAACCGTACTCGCGTCCGGCCAAACAGAGCTGGATCTGATATTTTATCGCTGTCTGTTCGGCGCAATATTCCTCGCAGGCATCGTCATTCCTCGTAAGTACATCCAGTCATACTTGAACACCAAAACGGCTATATGGGCTGCACTTGGTGGATTGGCCTTGCTGGCCAATTGGTATTTCCTTTTTTCAGCCTATCGAAATACGTCTGTCGGCGTTGCTACTACCGTTTACAACACTCAGCCACTCATGATGATCCTGTTCGGTGTCGTTCTTTTCGGCGAAAAGATCACGTCAAATACATTGGGCTGGATGGCAATTTCCATTTCTGGCTTGGCGCTCATCTCCAAAATCTTTGTAGACGGCGAGATCGTTGCGTCGGGCTCTTATCTTTGGGGGATATGTGAAGCACTTCTTGCCGCTCTTCTTTATGCGGTGGCCGCGATCATAGCGCGCAAGCTGAAGTCAACTCCTCCAGCGCTGATAGCACTTATACAATTCCTGATAGGTGCCATAATGCTCGCACCGTTCGCGAACCTGTCCATACTCACCCGTCCTGAAATGGATATTCCCACTCTGGCAACGCTCATGCTGGGCATTGTCCATACGGGCCTTATGTATGTGCTTCTTTACGGCGCAATCCAGAAAATCGAGGCTTGGCGCGTTGCCTCCATCTCTTTCCTCTATCCGGCCATTGCACTCGTGCTCGACGCCATCATGCTCGGCGTACAGCTCGATCACACACAATGGGCTGGCGTCGCACTTATTCTTATTGGCGCAGCAGGGATCAATCTCAAATGGCGATTGCCAATACCTAATGCTATATTCATTGGAGTAAATAAAAAATGA
- a CDS encoding VOC family protein, whose product MKLTRRNILKLTGLSCASAAVAGAVRAEGAGAPMSTPPLPFALTTPMHVDQAALRVRDLASMTAYYTKVLGLKEIGRENGKVILGAGNAPLLTLEHMPSADFESQTAAGLFHIAYLMPIRKDLARWLVHAAMNQVPFTGFADHNVSEAIYLNDPEGNGIEVYSDRPKDSWLWLGNSVTMGTEQLDIDNLVSLTDTSRDNYMVAPSTLRIGHMHLRVGDVAEGRKFYETTIGMQLTRGERADAAFLSSGRYHHHVALNTWNSRGAGKRDTSQTGLDWFSLTVSDKAELKRQQERLGAGGYAVSPVSGGIEAVDPWGTKLRLIGA is encoded by the coding sequence ATGAAGCTCACACGCCGCAATATCCTCAAACTTACCGGTCTTTCCTGCGCCTCGGCTGCCGTTGCCGGCGCGGTTCGGGCAGAGGGCGCGGGGGCACCCATGAGTACGCCACCCCTGCCCTTCGCATTGACGACCCCCATGCATGTCGATCAGGCTGCACTTCGCGTGCGGGATCTGGCGTCGATGACGGCTTATTACACCAAGGTTCTCGGCCTGAAGGAGATCGGCAGAGAAAACGGCAAGGTGATTTTGGGCGCAGGCAACGCACCGCTCCTGACCCTGGAGCATATGCCTTCCGCCGATTTCGAAAGCCAGACGGCGGCAGGCCTTTTCCACATCGCCTACCTCATGCCGATCCGCAAGGATCTGGCCCGCTGGCTGGTCCATGCCGCCATGAACCAGGTGCCCTTCACCGGCTTTGCCGACCATAATGTCAGTGAGGCAATCTATCTGAACGACCCGGAAGGCAACGGCATCGAAGTCTATAGCGACCGACCGAAGGATAGCTGGCTGTGGCTGGGCAACAGCGTGACCATGGGCACCGAGCAGCTGGATATCGACAATCTGGTTTCGCTGACCGACACCAGCCGGGACAACTATATGGTGGCACCCAGCACTCTCAGGATCGGCCACATGCATCTTCGCGTAGGCGATGTGGCAGAAGGGCGCAAATTCTACGAAACGACGATTGGCATGCAGTTGACGCGCGGCGAACGCGCGGATGCCGCCTTCCTCTCATCCGGCCGCTACCACCACCATGTGGCACTGAACACATGGAACAGCCGAGGCGCCGGAAAGAGAGACACAAGCCAAACCGGCCTCGACTGGTTTTCCCTGACGGTGAGCGACAAGGCAGAACTAAAGCGACAGCAAGAACGCCTCGGCGCGGGTGGGTACGCCGTTTCGCCCGTCAGCGGAGGGATAGAGGCTGTCGATCCATGGGGCACGAAGCTGCGTTTGATTGGGGCTTAG
- a CDS encoding Lrp/AsnC family transcriptional regulator produces the protein MDGIDQKIIKALHSDGRITVKALSELVGLSQPSVAERIKRLCETDAIRFTIATNPKVLGYPITAIVRISPLPGALKKVEDLICNIKEITQCDKVTGQDAFICRLYLRSIDELDGVLSKVAQHATTNTSIVKASPVEGGLLPIS, from the coding sequence ATGGACGGCATCGATCAAAAGATCATCAAAGCACTGCACAGTGATGGGCGTATCACTGTCAAAGCCCTGAGCGAGCTTGTCGGGCTTTCTCAGCCAAGCGTGGCGGAACGCATCAAACGGCTCTGTGAGACCGACGCTATTCGCTTCACAATAGCTACGAATCCGAAAGTTCTGGGTTATCCCATCACGGCTATAGTCCGAATAAGCCCCTTGCCTGGTGCGCTCAAGAAGGTCGAGGATTTGATCTGTAATATCAAGGAAATAACGCAGTGCGACAAGGTGACCGGTCAGGATGCGTTCATATGCCGCCTGTATTTGCGGTCTATTGATGAATTAGACGGCGTTCTTTCGAAAGTGGCGCAACATGCAACGACAAACACCTCCATTGTAAAGGCGTCTCCCGTCGAAGGCGGTTTGCTACCAATTTCGTAG
- a CDS encoding MBL fold metallo-hydrolase, with protein sequence MAEPVFDLEFQPAYGTAVPVAENVQRLTVNNPSAFTFHGTNSYIVGTKSVAVIDPGPEDQAHFQALMDALKGREVTHIFVSHTHRDHSPLARRLKEATGALTVAEGPHRAARPLHVGEKNPFAESADTDFLPDIVLGDNDTVAGDGWALTGLHTPGHTANHCAFALDGSGIVFSADHVMAWATTIVAPPDGAMSDYMSSLEKLLKRKDRLFLPGHGGPVNDPTAFMRGLRAHRRMREKAVLTRIKAGDRTIADMVKVIYRRTDPRLHGAAALSVLAHIEDLIEKGLVQTDGPPSLTGIYDPA encoded by the coding sequence ATGGCAGAACCCGTATTCGACCTTGAATTTCAACCGGCTTATGGCACCGCTGTTCCAGTTGCGGAAAATGTGCAGCGATTGACCGTCAACAATCCATCGGCTTTCACTTTTCACGGCACGAACAGCTATATTGTCGGCACGAAATCGGTTGCGGTGATCGATCCGGGGCCGGAAGATCAGGCGCATTTTCAGGCGTTGATGGACGCGCTCAAAGGCCGCGAGGTCACGCATATATTCGTCAGCCATACGCATCGCGACCACTCGCCTTTGGCAAGGCGATTGAAGGAAGCGACCGGGGCTTTGACTGTCGCGGAAGGGCCGCATCGCGCTGCGCGACCGCTGCATGTGGGTGAGAAAAATCCGTTTGCGGAAAGCGCCGATACGGATTTTCTGCCGGATATCGTGCTTGGCGACAACGATACCGTTGCGGGCGATGGCTGGGCACTCACCGGCCTTCACACGCCCGGCCACACCGCCAACCATTGCGCCTTCGCTCTTGATGGCAGCGGCATCGTGTTTTCCGCCGACCATGTGATGGCATGGGCAACGACGATTGTTGCCCCGCCCGATGGCGCAATGAGCGATTACATGTCCTCATTGGAAAAGCTACTGAAGCGCAAGGACCGCCTGTTTTTGCCCGGCCATGGCGGCCCGGTCAACGATCCTACCGCCTTCATGCGTGGTCTTCGCGCCCACCGCCGGATGCGCGAAAAGGCGGTCCTGACGCGTATCAAGGCGGGAGACCGAACCATCGCGGATATGGTGAAAGTGATCTACCGCCGCACCGACCCGCGCCTGCACGGGGCTGCCGCACTTTCCGTGCTGGCGCATATCGAAGACCTCATCGAAAAAGGCCTGGTCCAGACGGACGGCCCGCCTTCGCTTACCGGCATTTATGATCCGGCCTGA
- a CDS encoding FitA-like ribbon-helix-helix domain-containing protein, whose product MASMTIRNIDEALKRRLRVRAAHHGRSMEDEARDILRAALSLHGAEPANLADAIRTRLTGEGVTLDIPAREPIRENPDFGTK is encoded by the coding sequence ATGGCAAGCATGACGATCCGCAACATCGATGAGGCATTGAAGCGCCGCCTGCGCGTTCGCGCCGCTCATCATGGGCGCTCGATGGAAGATGAAGCGCGTGATATCTTGAGAGCTGCACTGTCTCTCCATGGGGCCGAACCGGCCAATCTGGCTGATGCCATCCGCACCCGGTTGACCGGTGAGGGCGTGACACTCGACATCCCGGCGAGAGAACCCATCAGAGAAAATCCAGACTTCGGCACGAAATGA
- a CDS encoding DUF1499 domain-containing protein has protein sequence MTVRFVRPVSHAAYLSRYLGLSALLLFVIAAPLHRFGPLTTPDFIALTLISAGIGAAALLLAVIGLQRLWSAGAKGGMWSLYALMLSAIPLGVVGYAGFLYWQKPQIYDVTTDVADVPNWLSIPTANQQWLPRPAVVAKAERDLQLAAYPSLAGHRYEGAIDRVYTAARKVAKAQHIRIAHTDGLIGALPDVQPGVPRQDRQPETTDTPPIEDLPAIVPVPLARPAEAPAPTFFNGSGTVLMQGEMRTLIWGARFDVLIRLREDTETTLVDVRVASRFGPHDLGMGAEIAEGYLDALDAEMQGLNDN, from the coding sequence ATGACTGTGCGTTTCGTTCGGCCCGTTTCCCATGCGGCATATCTCTCCCGCTATCTCGGGCTTTCGGCGCTATTGCTTTTTGTCATCGCTGCTCCGCTGCATCGCTTCGGGCCGTTGACGACGCCGGACTTCATCGCCCTGACATTGATTTCCGCTGGCATCGGCGCGGCGGCATTGCTGCTTGCGGTCATCGGTTTGCAACGCCTGTGGTCTGCGGGCGCAAAGGGCGGCATGTGGTCTCTTTACGCTCTAATGCTCTCGGCTATTCCGCTCGGCGTCGTCGGTTATGCGGGCTTTCTCTATTGGCAGAAGCCCCAAATTTACGATGTCACGACGGATGTTGCGGATGTGCCGAACTGGCTTTCCATCCCCACCGCCAACCAGCAATGGCTGCCGCGCCCGGCTGTCGTGGCAAAAGCGGAGCGGGATTTGCAACTGGCGGCCTATCCCAGCCTTGCGGGACACCGCTATGAAGGCGCCATCGACCGCGTCTATACCGCAGCCCGCAAGGTGGCGAAGGCACAGCACATCCGCATTGCCCACACGGATGGCCTGATCGGTGCCTTGCCGGATGTTCAGCCCGGCGTACCCAGACAGGACCGACAGCCGGAAACGACGGACACGCCGCCTATCGAGGATTTGCCAGCCATCGTGCCCGTGCCGCTGGCCCGCCCGGCAGAGGCCCCGGCCCCAACCTTCTTCAATGGCAGCGGCACGGTGCTGATGCAGGGGGAGATGCGCACGCTGATCTGGGGTGCCCGCTTCGATGTGCTGATCCGCCTGCGCGAAGACACCGAAACCACCCTCGTAGACGTCCGCGTCGCCTCCCGCTTCGGCCCCCACGATCTCGGCATGGGCGCGGAGATCGCCGAAGGCTATCTCGATGCGCTGGATGCGGAGATGCAGGGTTTGAACGACAACTAA
- the ppdK gene encoding pyruvate, phosphate dikinase has product MKKWVYTFGNGAAEGRASDVAILGGKGAHLAEMASLGLPVPPGFTIISEACARYHQGGRHLPEDLKLQVSSGVAGMEAMTGRKFGAGPQPLLLSIRSGARASMPGMMDTVLNLGLNDETVQALCEDSGDARFAWDSYRRFIQMYADVVMGLDHEVFEEILEDEKGRLGHEYDTELTADEWKHVVSLYKQMVEEELDEPFPQDTQVQLWGAIGAVFSSWMNTRAVTYRHLHNIPGDWGTAVNVQAMVFGNLGSSSATGVAFTRNPSTGEKELYGEFLVNAQGEDVVAGIRTPQSITEAARIASGSEKPSMEKLMPEAFHEFMAICQRLETHYRDMQDMEFTIERGTLWMLQTRCGKRTTRAAMKIAVDMVEEGLISADEAICRIEPSSLDQLLHPTIDPSIERPIIGSGLPASPGAASGEIVFTSDEAVAAEAEGRRVILVRMETSPEDIHGMHAAEGILTTRGGMTSHAAVVARGMGIPCVAGAGSMRVDLRNGVLIGMGCMLKKGDVITIDGSSGRVLKGEVPMTQPELSGDFGKLMEWADGARRMTVRTNADTPADARAARAFGAEGIGLCRTEHMFFEGERIQVMREMILAEDEAGRRHALDQLLPMQREDFTELFSIMHGLPVTIRLLDPPLHEFLPKTDGEIVEVAAAMGMPQTLFRQRLDALHEFNPMLGHRGCRLAISYPEIAEMQARAIFEAAVEAARRTGAPVVPEIMVPLVGLRSELDYVRAVIDRVAAEVATETGMTLEYLSGTMIELPRAALRAHVIAEAAEFFSFGTNDLTQTTFGISRDDAARFINTYQRKGIIERDPFVSLDFDGVGELIRIAADRGRQTRPELKLGICGEHGGDPASIHFCEDAGLDYVSCSPFRVPIARLAAAQATLSMADKYDAAPVRKVVAI; this is encoded by the coding sequence ATGAAGAAATGGGTCTATACCTTTGGCAACGGTGCTGCCGAAGGCCGCGCGAGCGACGTCGCCATATTGGGAGGCAAGGGGGCACACCTTGCCGAAATGGCGAGCCTCGGCCTGCCCGTTCCTCCCGGTTTTACCATCATCAGCGAAGCCTGCGCCCGTTATCATCAGGGTGGGCGGCACCTGCCGGAAGACCTGAAACTGCAGGTTTCCAGCGGCGTTGCCGGTATGGAGGCCATGACGGGGCGCAAATTCGGTGCCGGTCCACAGCCGCTGCTTCTCTCCATCCGCTCCGGTGCCCGCGCCTCCATGCCGGGCATGATGGATACGGTTCTTAATCTCGGCCTCAATGACGAGACAGTGCAGGCGCTGTGCGAGGATTCCGGCGATGCCCGCTTTGCATGGGATAGTTACCGCCGTTTCATCCAGATGTATGCCGATGTCGTCATGGGGCTGGATCACGAAGTCTTCGAGGAAATTCTCGAGGATGAAAAGGGTCGCCTCGGCCACGAATACGATACCGAGCTTACCGCCGATGAGTGGAAGCACGTCGTTTCGCTTTACAAGCAGATGGTGGAAGAAGAGCTGGACGAGCCTTTTCCGCAGGATACGCAGGTCCAGCTCTGGGGCGCCATCGGGGCCGTTTTTTCCAGCTGGATGAATACGCGCGCGGTTACCTATCGGCATCTCCATAATATTCCGGGGGACTGGGGAACGGCGGTCAACGTTCAGGCCATGGTTTTCGGCAATCTTGGCTCATCCTCGGCAACGGGCGTTGCCTTCACGCGCAATCCTTCCACGGGTGAGAAGGAGCTTTACGGCGAGTTTCTCGTCAATGCGCAAGGCGAAGATGTGGTCGCGGGCATTCGCACGCCGCAATCCATCACCGAGGCGGCACGCATCGCCTCCGGCTCCGAAAAGCCCTCGATGGAAAAGCTGATGCCGGAGGCTTTTCACGAGTTTATGGCCATCTGCCAGCGGTTGGAAACGCACTACCGCGACATGCAGGACATGGAGTTCACCATAGAGCGCGGCACGCTGTGGATGCTTCAGACCCGGTGCGGCAAGCGCACGACACGCGCGGCAATGAAGATTGCCGTCGATATGGTCGAGGAAGGACTGATCTCCGCCGATGAGGCAATCTGCCGGATAGAGCCGTCCTCACTCGATCAGCTTTTGCATCCGACAATCGATCCCTCCATCGAGCGCCCAATTATCGGTTCCGGCCTGCCTGCCTCGCCAGGTGCGGCGTCTGGCGAAATCGTTTTTACGTCGGATGAAGCAGTGGCTGCCGAGGCCGAAGGCAGACGCGTCATTCTGGTGCGTATGGAAACGAGCCCTGAGGATATTCACGGCATGCACGCCGCCGAAGGCATTTTGACCACGCGCGGCGGCATGACCAGCCATGCGGCGGTCGTCGCACGCGGCATGGGCATTCCATGCGTGGCCGGTGCAGGTTCCATGCGTGTGGATCTGCGCAACGGCGTGCTGATCGGCATGGGCTGCATGTTGAAGAAGGGTGATGTCATCACCATCGATGGCTCTTCCGGTCGCGTGCTGAAGGGCGAGGTGCCGATGACGCAGCCGGAATTGTCCGGCGATTTCGGCAAGCTGATGGAATGGGCAGATGGCGCGCGCCGCATGACCGTGCGCACCAATGCCGATACGCCTGCCGATGCCCGCGCCGCCCGTGCCTTCGGCGCGGAAGGCATTGGCCTTTGCCGCACGGAGCATATGTTCTTTGAAGGCGAGCGCATTCAGGTGATGCGCGAAATGATCCTTGCCGAAGACGAAGCCGGCAGGCGTCACGCGCTGGATCAGCTGTTGCCCATGCAGCGGGAAGATTTCACCGAACTCTTCTCCATCATGCATGGTCTGCCGGTCACTATCCGCCTTCTCGATCCGCCTTTGCACGAGTTCCTTCCGAAGACGGATGGTGAAATCGTCGAAGTGGCAGCCGCCATGGGCATGCCGCAGACCCTATTCCGCCAGCGGCTGGATGCGCTGCATGAATTCAACCCCATGCTTGGCCATCGCGGCTGCCGTCTTGCCATCTCCTATCCCGAGATCGCCGAAATGCAGGCGCGCGCGATATTCGAGGCGGCGGTTGAAGCGGCGCGCAGAACCGGGGCGCCGGTGGTGCCGGAAATCATGGTGCCGCTGGTCGGCCTGCGCTCCGAGCTGGATTATGTTCGCGCCGTTATCGATCGCGTCGCGGCTGAGGTTGCCACCGAAACGGGCATGACGCTGGAATATCTCTCCGGCACCATGATCGAATTGCCGCGTGCCGCCCTTCGCGCCCATGTCATTGCAGAAGCGGCGGAGTTCTTCTCTTTCGGCACCAATGACTTGACGCAGACGACCTTCGGCATCTCGCGTGACGATGCCGCACGCTTCATCAACACCTATCAGCGCAAGGGCATCATCGAGCGTGATCCCTTCGTTTCGCTGGATTTCGACGGGGTAGGGGAGTTGATCCGCATTGCGGCAGATCGCGGACGCCAGACGCGGCCCGAACTCAAACTCGGTATCTGCGGCGAGCATGGTGGCGATCCGGCATCCATCCATTTCTGCGAGGATGCAGGGCTGGATTACGTTTCCTGTTCACCCTTCCGCGTGCCAATTGCGCGGCTTGCGGCGGCACAAGCCACGCTTTCCATGGCCGATAAATATGATGCGGCGCCCGTCAGGAAGGTCGTCGCGATCTAA
- a CDS encoding methyl-accepting chemotaxis protein yields MFAVVVFLGAAQGAFSIYSVNQLQTELASMGFRLSRSAQMADLDRLLGDVRRQYAFMLGARNATEIAETEANLRKASDARERAFNAYIASLTTEAMKAKARETEAAIGEYEKAGAKLIQQKKAGQDDEAKATITELTARGTEAVARFSEMTALNKSGGESALEEATGIAQFSLNATILLVAIVSVIGTLAAVFSFRKIARPIDEITTSMNRLAANDTSAEVPHGERKDEIGAMSAAVSVFRNNAIERARLEQEADANRSLSEKERIAREEQKAREAADTQFAVDNLANGLSRLSEGDVSYRIGQPFVDHLDVVRNNFNASAEKLQSALSRVAENARGIDAGANEIRAAADDLAKRTEQQAASVEETAAALEEITTTVKDSTKRAQEAGHLVARARTGAEQSGNVVRKAVVAMEQIEKSSSEISNIISVIDEIAFQTNLLALNAGVEAARAGEAGKGFAVVAQEVRELAQRSANAAKDIKALITTSNTQVQQGVELVGETGRALETIVAEVQEINRHVMAIVESAQEQSSGLQQINTAVNQMDQDTQKNAAMVEESTAASHSLAREAASLNQLLGQFKLAGSYEAPVRAATQAERPAPSPARALGRKIASAFNGNAAVKQDWEEF; encoded by the coding sequence ATGTTCGCAGTCGTCGTTTTCCTTGGCGCAGCGCAAGGCGCGTTTTCCATTTATTCGGTCAACCAGCTTCAGACAGAATTGGCGAGCATGGGATTTCGCCTGTCGCGCTCTGCGCAAATGGCTGATCTGGATCGCCTGCTCGGCGATGTCCGCCGTCAATACGCCTTTATGCTCGGTGCTCGAAATGCAACGGAAATTGCCGAGACAGAGGCCAATCTTCGCAAGGCAAGCGATGCGCGGGAGCGTGCGTTCAACGCATATATCGCCAGCTTGACTACCGAGGCCATGAAGGCGAAAGCGCGTGAAACGGAAGCTGCTATCGGCGAGTATGAGAAAGCAGGAGCCAAGCTGATCCAGCAAAAGAAAGCCGGTCAGGATGATGAGGCGAAAGCCACGATCACCGAACTCACCGCACGCGGCACCGAAGCTGTCGCACGTTTCTCTGAAATGACTGCGCTGAATAAATCCGGCGGAGAAAGCGCGCTGGAAGAAGCCACAGGCATCGCGCAGTTCTCACTCAATGCCACCATTCTGCTTGTCGCCATCGTCAGCGTCATCGGCACGCTGGCTGCCGTCTTCAGCTTCCGAAAAATCGCCCGCCCCATAGACGAAATCACGACGTCCATGAATAGGCTCGCCGCCAACGATACGTCTGCCGAAGTGCCGCATGGTGAAAGGAAAGACGAAATCGGCGCAATGTCCGCCGCCGTCTCCGTTTTCCGCAACAACGCCATCGAGCGCGCCCGTCTTGAACAGGAAGCCGATGCCAATCGCAGCCTGTCTGAGAAGGAGCGGATTGCGCGCGAAGAGCAGAAGGCACGCGAAGCAGCCGATACGCAGTTTGCCGTCGATAATCTGGCAAACGGCCTGTCGCGCCTGTCGGAAGGCGATGTGTCCTACCGCATCGGCCAGCCCTTCGTAGACCATCTCGATGTCGTGCGTAACAACTTCAACGCTTCCGCCGAAAAGCTTCAGTCGGCTCTTTCCCGCGTGGCCGAAAATGCCCGCGGTATCGATGCCGGTGCCAATGAAATCCGTGCTGCCGCAGACGATCTGGCAAAGCGTACCGAACAGCAGGCAGCCTCTGTCGAAGAGACAGCCGCGGCTCTGGAAGAGATCACGACCACGGTGAAGGATTCGACCAAGCGTGCGCAGGAGGCAGGCCACCTCGTTGCCCGTGCCCGCACAGGTGCCGAGCAGTCGGGCAATGTCGTTCGCAAGGCCGTCGTTGCCATGGAGCAGATCGAAAAGTCCTCGTCTGAAATCTCCAACATCATCAGCGTTATCGATGAGATCGCCTTCCAGACCAACCTTCTGGCGCTCAATGCCGGTGTCGAAGCCGCGCGTGCGGGTGAGGCGGGCAAGGGCTTTGCGGTGGTGGCTCAGGAAGTGCGTGAGCTTGCCCAGCGTTCGGCCAATGCCGCCAAGGACATCAAGGCGCTGATCACCACCTCAAACACGCAGGTTCAGCAGGGCGTCGAACTCGTCGGTGAAACCGGTCGTGCGCTGGAAACCATCGTGGCGGAAGTGCAGGAGATCAACCGGCACGTCATGGCCATCGTGGAATCGGCACAGGAACAGTCTTCCGGTCTTCAGCAGATCAACACGGCTGTAAACCAGATGGATCAGGACACGCAGAAGAACGCGGCGATGGTGGAAGAATCGACCGCCGCCAGCCACAGCCTTGCGCGGGAAGCGGCGTCTCTCAACCAGTTGCTCGGTCAGTTCAAGCTTGCCGGTTCCTACGAAGCACCGGTTCGCGCAGCAACGCAGGCCGAACGCCCGGCCCCATCACCAGCCCGCGCACTTGGCCGCAAAATCGCCTCCGCCTTCAACGGCAATGCAGCGGTGAAGCAGGATTGGGAAGAGTTTTGA